The Mauremys reevesii isolate NIE-2019 linkage group 1, ASM1616193v1, whole genome shotgun sequence genome has a segment encoding these proteins:
- the LOC120395229 gene encoding olfactory receptor 2AT4-like, with protein sequence MSNCNSKSSAKDFYLIGFPALQDFQIPLFLVFLLFYLLILIGNIIIIAVVVVDQTLHKPMYFFLANLSALDILVTTTTIPKMLAMFLVNAKTISFHVCFLQMYCFHGLTVTESLLLVVMSYDRYEAICNPLHYPVKMTKRVNIQLAACAWITALLIPIPVIFQTSQLTFGETTTVYHCFCDHLAVVQAACSDFSASFQTFLGFSIAMTVSFVPLMLVTLSYVHIIISILKINSKVGRSKAFSTCTSHLIVVGTYHSSIAVAYISYRKDMPIDIHVMINVVFAILIPLLNPLIYTLRNKEVKCAVKKIVFLKIFPPSKNCNLMGKN encoded by the coding sequence ATGAGCAACTGCAACAGCAAATCTTCTGCTAAAGACTTTTATCTCATTGGATTTCCTGCACTTCAAGATTTCCAGATCCCTCTTTTCCTTGTATTTTTGTTATTCTACCTCCTAATACTAATTGGCAATATCATTATTATAGCTGTAGTTGTGGTCGATCAAACCCTTCACAaacccatgtactttttcctagCCAATCTTTCTGCCTTAGATATACTGGTTACAACTACTACCATTCCCAAAATGTTGGCAATGTTTCTGGTCAATGCCAAAACTATTTCTTTTCATGTCTGCTTTCTGCAGATGTATTGTTTTCATGGTCTAACAGTGACTGAATCGCTGCTTCTTGTAGTCATGTCTTATGATCGTTATGAAGCAATTTGTAATCCTTTGCATTACCCAGTTAAAATGACAAAAAGAGTAAACATTCAACTGGCAGCATGTGCTTGGATAACTGCATTGTTAATACCAATACCTGTCATCTTCCAGACCTCTCAGTTAACATTTGGTGAAACAACCACAGTTTACCATTGCTTTTGTGATCACTTGGCCGTTGTGCAAGCAGCATGTTCAGATTTCAGTGCCTCTTTTCAAACTTTCTTGGGGTTTTCCATTGCCATGACTGTTTCATTTGTGCCACTTATGCTTGTCACCCTATCATATGTTCACATCATTATCTCCATATTAAAAATCAACTCTAAAGTAGGTCGCAGTAAGGCATTTTCTACTTGCACTTCCCATTTGATTGTGGTTGGCACTTACCATTCATCCATTGCCGTGGCATATATTTCCTACAGAAAAGACATGCCTATTGATATCCATGTAATGATCAATGTTGTTTTTGCTATTTTAATTCCTTTGTTAAATCCACTCATTTATACTTTGCGAAACAAGGAAGTTAAATGTGCAGTaaaaaagattgtttttctgAAGATCTTTCCTCCTTCTAAAAACTGTAAtctcatggggaaaaattag